CACTTCCTTTTGGGTGTTTTGATGAATTTAGACAACAAGGTCATAACCAGGTGAATTTAAAGGAATAGGAAATTTCCACTGCTTATATCCTTAAACTGTGacttttaaatgtataaatccAGAACATACAGTATAGAatataatttgttttaatttggtATGTACTGCATAAGATTATTAATATGGCTATTTCTAGACatgttttaaatcatattttaagCTTTGGATTTTGTAATTCTATTGCCAGATAAATTTACCTCTTTCAAGAaattaatgcttaaaagtttAAACCTTAAAAATAGTCAAATATGTCTACAAATAATCTTAGACTTGCTTCCATGTAATCTTTTAATAGGAAATGCTAGATCTTTTACCAGatttaagatattttcacttgcaaGGATTTTGGGAatctggtttatttatttatttttttataacactCTGTATTAGTAAACtagattaaataaaatcaaaattttAAATGCCTTTAGAACAGCTTGAGGTTGGTGTTGGATTAGGGGTTAAACAGTTTTACTTGTACAGGTTCTCTATAGAAGATGAGACTTCTTTGCATCTTCTTTTTGCATTCACTGAGTTGGAAGGAATGCAATAATGGAAACAGAGGCAGAGATAATTAGGCTTCCCGTGTTCTCTTGCTGCCTTTCCCTCgtttttcccctcctctcctctacctccCCTCCTCCATCTCTACTCCACTCTTGGAGGAAGTGCTGTTGGTAATTGTAGAGGGAGGTTTGATAGTCGCCGAAATGAAAAGCAGCTTTAATTAGTGACCATTACCAGTGTGACTCTCCCTCCGGCCACCTGACTGGCGCATTCTGTGAAGTGGGCTTCCGACTGGAAATTGCATTCTTCAAATCTAGATCTAAAATTATACCGTGTTCAGACAGAAATAGGATCGCACACTACTGAATCAAAATAGTgcagtgtctgtgtttgtatgtgcttGTTCAGGGAGAGAGGCGCTGACATAAAAACTCAATCACTGAAAGTTATGATTAATGTACAACAAATTTCCAGCTCCATATCCActctaaataaacaacatttagACATTAGAATAGCTCGGAAATTGCCTTATAGTCTAATTTCATGCTAATTTGAGCTAATTCTGGTGTATATTTCATACTGATTTTGCATAAAGGAGACTTGTATTAGATGAAGTATAATGTGCTGTGATTTAAgattcagtgtgtatagagatgTTTCTGCTCTACACTACATCACTGTAGAGCACAGTTTACGCATCGTCTTCGCAATTACTTCTGAAATTATAAAGACCTATAATGTATGTACTAGCCATACTCACTTTTTATTGTGAGTTTTCAATAAAATGCTTGGTGAATAGATTAATTCTCCTAATCTGTAAAGAAATGTGTTTCATCGTACCATACATTACAGCGTGCGTAAAACGCCAGGCAGACTCAATTTTGAATCAAGATTGAAAGAGGAAAACATCTAAGTGACTCAGGTTCATGATTGGAGCTCTGGTGCAGGAGCTTCGCTCACAAAGCATGCACAACTGGCTGTTTTAATACGGACAGTGACATTTGGATTTAGAAAGATATCAGTAACTGCTTCTGGAAACTGTGGCTGATGGCATACACTCAGAGACCACGCTGCTTATGTATTAGTGTAATATTTAAGGAAAAACGGAACCTGACAGTTTTTTCAGGATCTCTGGTTTATGGGTATGCCTTGTCAAATCAACTGATTACGCTGactactgaaaattttgttccaaagacaaataaaatgctTCTCTtccattctgttttttttttttcagtctaaaGAAGAAATATTCGCAGTAGATATGCCCAACAGATGAAAAGGATAGACACCATCAATTACCAAGCCTGACTAGCTCCATATGCCGTAATGGTATTATGCTCACTCACCAGAAAGGCGAGAAAAACAAGGGAGCTGTAAGCAGAAATCATCAAAATCAAATTGTTGTGGATATTGTCGGAACATCTTCTGCCTGTCCAGCTGGCTATGAGGTGATATTTGATGGATTCGCTCGTCAATGACTAATCATTATCCAGCTCTGCTCTGTTATGTTACCGAACAGATGGGTTTTCTCTTCTGCGTTTACTCACATGGGAAAAATCACTCagtgcagaaaaacaaaacacatttgaGCAAAATTGACAGAATTAAGGttttttttagttgttgttgtatttcACTTCAGAAGATGGAAATCATCAGTATCTCCTGTAAGCTGTTATTGGTAATCAATACTTCTGCAGCAAAACACTGGATCCTAACACCTCTTCAATAGCCCGTGTCTCAGATAAACAAATCAACTTTAGAGAGTCAGCTAAAGGGACTGTAATAGACCTTTTTGAGCCTTATTATAAAGGTGTTTGAACTCATGCAATAACTCTAATGAGAGTGATTAAGGATTGAGGATTCAATGTGAAAGACAAGACTTACAAGTGATGGGCTTTCTGGCCATTTATGATATTTCTATACAATTACAGCTAAATGACTAAATATCATTGCTTCCTTGTCTCTctgattaaatgaataaatcagctCAAGACCACCAATCAAAAGCCATACACTATTTTTGTCAAATAGGTTACACGTTGCCATGAAAGCATCTGTTATGTGCCTaaacagtacatcatacagGAAGCAGAGTTATTTGGAAATGCTGTAAAATTGTTTTTTGATGAATGGAAAAATTAAGCTCTGAAAATGCCAAATATTTTCATATCATTTCTGCTCAGAAAAATCTATTCCTTTCGAAGGAATCCCTGCAGCGCAACACTGTCTTTACTTACAGACTCTAGTaggttcttttttttacttttgttatTATTGACGGGCAAAGCAAATTTATTCCTGCTCTGAgtaaatatccatccatccattttccgtGACACTGATCCTACACTGGGGGCCTGGATcatatcccaggggacttggggaACAAGGTGTGGGATACCCTGGACAAAGTGTTAACCCATCACAGGgtacaacaacacacatccattcacacaccactgacaatttagagatgccagtcagcctacagtgCACATGTCTGggggactgggggaggaaactagagCTCCCAGAGGAAGCCCcagaggcacagggagaacatgcaaacacagggcagaggtgggaatcaaactcTTAATCCCAGAGATAAACATAGCTACTAAGCCACCATGCACCcctctaaataaatatatatttaccctctaaaaatatatgtataacaTTCCCCCAAGCATTCTGACAGAGACATCCAAGTTATATTCTAAATTCATGAATTAGTTCAATGATTTTCAGAGAAGAAACAGTTCACAATTAAGATCAGCGCTCTGTGGGAACTCTGGCTGAAGGGTCGGTTATCATGGCTCTTGCTGGAGGCTGATCATATATAACTAGGTCTTCTACAACATATTCCACTGCTTAGAAACACACTCCATTTATCTGTTCTCAGGTGCTACCCAGGAGCAATGCAGTGAGATCAGTGAGCTCAGGGCACTTCCCCATAAAATCCACAATTAAATACAATCAAGACCTGGGGAAGGTACATGTTACTAAACAGGGAATATATCCAGTAATGTACATCAATTTTGtctgaaaacacacaatgaCAATCCAGTGAGAAATATTGTCAAAGAACTCTATCGGCATGTACAAAAACTCTTCCTTTAGTCAGGGGttctcaaataattaaaaataattctattttaGTAGCCAGGATAACGATAAAATAAATTCCATAGACTCCATCtgcacagattttattttaataagaacattgtttaataatgtacaataacattttatatatctatttaatCCATAGTTTATTCAACCCACATTTATACAAGACACACTGTATCTTAACATTTAAGTCAAATTTACTTGAACTTTCCACTGACAGAACATATTACATCCTAGCTGAGATATTTATACTTGTTTTTCAGTTCTTGAGTTTGGACTCAGTTCAAATAACCAGCCAAATGGCTGCAACTATAagaactaaataataaatgtgataACTTCGATATTATTGggaacattaaaatggccaccactatatatgaataaaaaaaaataaaaatctcaaacCACTTTGGTTATACTTCACAGAACCCTGGGGGTCCCTAGACCCCACTTTGACGATAACTGCCTTAAGATATTTCCCTGTCTCGTTATGAACCTAAGTTTATCTAAAGTCATTCGGCTGAGTCTGCAGCGAGCAGAATGTGTTCTTTAGCGCTGGCCATTAACTGAGACTCTGAAGCAAACATCAGAGCTTTGTGCCTTCGTTAATGAGCATGAGAGCACCAGTAAAAGTGACCCTGTCTCACCCGACACTCATTAATCCAACAATGAAGGTTTCTCAAGACCTGGCCAGCCTACTGGGAAAATAGTATGACTTTAAATAGGAAGACAAAGATTGGTGAATCTGTAAAGCTCTTAATTGGATGCTTCTGCAAAGTCAGTCATTTACAGCATGACCCGGTGTCATGTTTCTGAAACAAGAAGACAGCATTTATGACTGGCTGTCTGAATTTACATCATATGTAATACAGCTCTGAACATAACAAAACCAAGACTGTAAACAATTAGAGACAGCAGCTCTTTTATGAGAGCAAGAAGCAGAACAGCTGTGAATCAATTCGCATTTAGGAAAATGTTGTGAAACATGACATAAATcatttatgtttaaaataacAACTTTGTGTCCTAAAAGGTGTGTTGCATATTTCTCTTACATGCCTGAAGGCCAGGCTGTTAAGTCAATATTTTATAGACCAAATGCTATTTTGTAGGTTCAGTATTCTGTTGCACTGGACCTGTCTTATTGCCATGGTCTTATACTTCTGCACTGATTTCACTGCACACTGGAGAGCAAGTCTGTGGAAAGGAGATGTAGCCCCATAATGACTGAAAAGGACCTCGGGTGGGCCATagtcacagcagcagttgaaaTGGAGAGTGATGTAAAGCTGCCTGCTGCCTCTTATTGATCTGCCTAAGGCCAGACTGAGTAAACATTTGCCAAATTGGGTGGAAAATATCTCCGCCAAGACATATTTTCTTCAGCAAATAATGATCTGTGTACAGGTTTTATATCAAGAATATTAAATACTCTTGTTGAAAGATGCCTCTGTGTGTTCATTTTACCTGCCACAGTATAATGatcaggttttatttattatgctgACACATTAAAATTGATTTATTGAACAATCAGTGAAACCTTGATTAGCACACAGTGACCCGTTatgtgtgatttaaaaaaatcatgcaccataaattgttataatattttctgttttgtttaatgGGCTTTCAGCTAAATGGTATTTTTAGATCCTGAGGATACTAGCATGATGATATGTTGGGATTTTTCAGTAGAAACCACAAAGCACTTCTGCATGTCACACTTGATCAGGCTGCCTGCAAATGCTGTAACTGTAAAGGTATATGCCACAATGCTTGATCAAATAAGATACTCGTAGCAGAGAATCCAATCCAACAAATTATTAAATGTCATTTGCAAtgcaatataatattttaatgcaCTCGCTTTATAGATTACTGCAGATGTACTTTAAGGCTATGGAGTGATAGAAGTATGCCTGCTCATTTGTGTCTCTAGACTAGACTTGTTACCAGAATAAGAGTGTCCAGATAAAACCTGTTACCATGTAAATTCTAAAAGTTATTCTTTATAACAAAGGAGATAAAAGCAGCCTTCCTTTAAGACAGAGTAACCAGGGGAGACACAAAAAGGGCAGAAATCACTCCATCTTTCCAAGTCCTTAGACACAAAGACATCTCACTGATTAGCTGTTAAAAGTCTGCAGGAAGAGGCCCCGGTGTGTCATCTCCATGCTCCAGTTCTTTTGTGGCTTTTTGTTTCGTAGTGGCTTTCAAGATAGGACTAAACTACTAGTTTCTTTtaacatacatgtgtgtgtgtgtgtgtatacacatagGCTACACTACTAGTTTCTTttaacgtttgtgtgtgtgtgtgtgtgtgtgtgtatgtgtgtgtgtgtacgcacacacagacaaacacaagaTTCAGAGGTATTGCGGACATATGTACGTACATCAAGCATTATTTGTCTAAATGTTTAATAGAAGGCACAACTACTCCTGGTTGCTGGCTGCAATAAATATAGTTTGCATATTTGCATTAGAAAGTCAGTCACAGACATAAATAAGCCCTTTATAAAGTCCATCAGTATATTTTATTGCCTATCTGTTCGACTGAGATAAGAGCCAGAGGGCTTATCCGTTTACAGAAAGAGATTCTTCAAAGTGCACTTCTCCTCCAAGGCCTTTGGTAAATCAGACTGTCAACACAAATCAAATTAGGCAGGTAAGGCAGGTGGCCGGCCATTCTTCTCGTTTGATGAGAAAATTACATTTGACGTTTGCAGGCGAGCTATAAATAGACTGTGTATGATGGAAAACTCCCTTACATGGTGTCAGGACATAAAAGTAAAATGATATTCTAAGCACTATAGAAATTTACTTACCTATGTAACATGTGTTTAAAGCACCAGTGATCAATGCTTTTTATATATTAGAACAAACAGAATGCCCGTTTCCCCCCTAAAAATGCTCCCCCCCGCAGCCAAACAGACGCCTCTCTAGGCAAAAGCCCATATACTGCAAGGTTGCCAGATGACCTACTTTCTGCTCACTTGAGGTACTTTACAGCCTCTTATTTGGTACTAGAAATTAGCTTTGACAGACTGAATTTTCGTGTactatgtttttatatataggTTGAATACAGAATTAATTCTTGTGTTAATTTGAGAGAATTATACCAACCTAATGCAGACTCCACaaacaatctggcaacccctcAACAGCGTGCGCACTGGGAAACGCACAAGCTGCGGGAACAAGAGCGCGGGGAGGGAAATTGGCGGCACTAAGACCAAGAAACTAAACGTTATGACTTGGGAGCAAAGCAAGAATGGGAGCTTCGGaaacttattattattgaggGGGAAGGCAGCTGGCGGAGAGGACACCGCGCATCCCGCTTCACTCGCAATGACCAAAATGCGCATGAAGAGCCAGTCGAGACAAAGCCGAGATCCGAGTCACCAAGAGGCGACGCATTAAATCAGCGGGGTTCCTGCACAATTCCCCCGGAGTGGAAAACCTGCCAAAGGCGCATCTGTTGAGGAAACGCAACTCTCATCTCAACTTTGAGGATCCAGGACTGGATTAAAGCTCCTATGTGATCTGACTGAGCAAATGAGCAACGCAGCGATATCAAGGGCGAAACTGCGTCCAGCGCCTGGGGACAGTTGGTCATGCATTTTTGTCTTCGTTTTATTCTGTCCTGTTTTTTTAGTAAAGAGACATGCGACGTGATCACGCAATTTTGAGTTTATGTTTAGTTACCTGTACGCGCTGTATTGACTGACATGCACTAACGACACCTGCGGACGGAGAGGATCCGTATGGTAAAATATACGTAAGgttttatctttctttccttaACAACATTCAACAATCGCTCTATTTATAGAACATCACAATAAGAAAGAAAACGCTGTGTGGAAAGTAATCTCACATTTTCTCTATTCATGGTTTGATAGTCTACCTTGATGATGAATTAACTACAGCAGGCTGGTTCCTGTAAGTTTACTAGGTTAATGAAGTCATTCTGCTGTGTAGAAGTGTAACCCAGACATAAATCTCTCTTCCACAGGCTAGCATGTCCGCACTTCGGAAAAAATTTGGCGACGACTACCAGATAGTGACCACTTCATCCAGCGGCTCGGGCTTCGGCCAGGCCGGTACAGAGAGGAAGCGGAAACGGCAGCGCTTCGTGGATAAGAACGGCCGCTGTAACGTCCAGCACGGTAACCTGGGCGGAGAAACCAGCCGCTACCTGTCCGACTTGTTCACCACTCTAGTGGACCTGAAATGGCGCTGGAATCTGTTCATATTCATCCTGACCTACACGGTGGCTTGGCTCTTCATGGCCTCCATGTGGTGGCTGATCGCGTACGCGCGCGGAGACTTGAGCAGAGCGCACGACGACAAGTACACACCGTGCGTGGCCAACGTGTACAACTTCCCCTCAGCCTTCCTCTTCTTCATAGAGACCGAGGCCACTATCGGCTACGGCTACAGGTACATAACGGACAAGTGTCCAGAGGGCATCATTCTGTTCCTCTTTCAGTCCATCCTCGGCTCCATCGTGGATGCGTTTCTAATAGGCTGCATGTTCATTAAGATGTCCCAGCCTAAGAAAAGGGCCGAGACGCTGATGTTCAGCGAGCACGCAGCCATCTCCATGCGGGACGGAAAACTCACGCTCATGTTCAGGGTCGGAAACCTGCGCAACAGCCACATGGTCTCGGCGCAGATCCGCTGCAAACTGCTTAAAGTAAGTGCAAGCCATTAAAGTGAGCTACCACGCAACATAAACACAAGGTCCTCTTTGGAGTTCCCTCGCATTGTCTTAAAAGCAGCTTCTGGAATCATAACAATAGACTGATTAGCTTAGTCATTAAAGGCATATTTTGTCAGTGCTATAAACAAGTCTATTTAGCCTAAATACTACAAAAGTCTATCATCTATAACtatcgttcattcattcattgattcattcattcattcattcattcattcattcattcattcattcattcattcattcattcattcatccatcgtTAGTAAAAGCATTAATTTGCTCACCCTTACAGTGGATCTGAAGCCTATcacaggaacactgggtgtgagttAGTCCATTTCAgggcagtgtgcacacacacacatatgggcAATTTACTGCTGTTAATCTACTACCAGCATGTGTTatgggaggtgagaggaaactggaaaatGCAGAGGTAACTCACGTGAATACAGGGAAACATGTACTAAAGCACCCTTCACTGATCCTGGAGCTTTGAGAGAACAACGATACACGCACTAGTAATTCTACATGCCCCATTATCTTGCAATCTTAGACAGTTCCTTTTATTCTTTACCGTTATTCTCTGATTGACATGCAATGTTCATGAGATGTAACTACAGCAGACAAATCCACCAAAGTGGTACTGTGTCTcccaacatctctctctctctctctctctctctctcagtctcggCAGACCCCCGAAGGTGAGTTCCTCCCTCTAGATCAGTTGGAGCTGGATGTGGGTTTCAGCACTGGGGCAGATCAGCTCTTCTTGGTCTCTCCGCTCACCATCTGTCATGTGATCGACAGTAAAAGCCCCTTTTATGAGCTCTCCCAGCGCTCCATGCAGACCGAGCAGTTTGAAATTGTGGTGATCCTGGAAGGAATTGTGGAAACCACAGGTAAGTAGTTTGAGTTCTCTGAACTAgcatctcttcttttttttattcatgactTTTCAATGAATCCAGTTTGGATACTGATTTACAATGAAAATTCTCCTGAGGTACGTAGAAAAGTAAGTATGGGCAAAACTAATCAGTGACACAATAGCATTACTATTTGGTCTCTCATAATAAACTCCAAATGTGATGCATTTTCAAAATTCACTTCACTCAAACAATTACCATTTCTCTTTATTACCCTATATATACTGCACTAGGGGGcatagtggcttagtggttagcctgTTTGCCTTGCACATTGGGGGTTCGTTTCCCACCCTGTCTACAggtagtttgcatgttcttcctgtgttttGGGGCGCTTTCCTctgtttccttttgttttctCCCCCAGCCCAGAGACATGTGTTTTAGGCTGGttggcatctctaaatggtccataatgtgtgaatgtgtgtgtgtgattgtgccctgtgatgtatTGGCATTGGGATAGGCTTTAGGTTTCACTCTGTGTATGATAAGTGTTAGATAGAAGATAGAAGGACGGAGGTATACATCATAATGTCTTACAGCATATTTCCAGATTTGacatttgaataaaaaagaaaagtcactTGTGTCTGCTGCTGTGTCAGTAGTTGATGTGTTACTTAAAGCACATCCACCGTCTTCTCAAAGCTGACAAACCTCATCACTACACAAATTATTGGACTGAATAGTATTCAGAGCTCTCATTAACTACGATAGTATCAGAATATGTattgtaaaattgtaaattGTAAACCAATTGCAGAAAGCTGTTCATATCAATTCATGTCCATTTGAATGGATTGTCTTGGATATTTAGATTATATACTGTAGGTATACAGTTTCCATTTAAAGCAGAGACATTCTCAGTACTTCTTTGTACAAACGACTGTTTAGCTTTATGGTGAAAATCAGCTTGTGATTCAAAGAATGTGCAAAATCTAACTCTAATACACCACAAATGAAAGAATTAATGAATGTTGTAAATGCATTAGTTATGAAAACCTTGTGCTtgcacagttttttttgttgcttcttCTCATGATCACATTTATTCTCACCAAATCAAAtagcttgtgtttttttctagcaggttttctttctaaaaatcaaaatattacaattaaagaataattttttttacaaagtcaTAGCTATAAATATTTAGTGATGGAAAATTCATGCTAAGCAAACAAATTAGCTCAGTTCATGTGAGTGGTCAGTTATGATATGATTTATCTTCTTGCTATCTGTGATAGTGTGATATTCCATAGGTATCAGCATATTATAAATACTGTATTAGAGGGGTGGGTTTAGGATGGAAAGATATGCTTGAGGTTCTGATTTGCTTGTGCACGCATATTTATAGATTCCTGTATCTGTCTATGAGGGGTAAAGGTGTAAAGTGCTTTATGGGTACTTTAAATAGACCTAATGGATTGTGCTGTATTGATTCAGGGCTAAAATGCCTGTGTAAACATGTTGTTCAGAGCTTGTGTTAAAACAGCTCTGggatgaaaatgttttaaatgttaagGCTTGGACCTGTAGGCATACCTGGTTAACAGTCCAACCTTTGTGCAACCTTTTCGTGTGTACTGTGTTGTGCTAGTTAATTATAACTGGTGTGAGATTAATGATCTCATGAGAAGAAGTGCACATGATTTTTGGTAGAACAGGATTACTCATTATTCTTCTCATTAGTGCATACAAACAAGAGCTTCACGGCTTGTGACATATGAGTGAAATTTGCAGCAGCATAAAGTAGtgttttttcacattgctgtgcACTGGCAGTGTGTCACAAGCCTCAAGGGAAGAATAAAcattactgtttgtgtgtgaggttctCACACATCCGTTATATAGCCTGGTGCTTTGAATTAGTGTGCTCTTGCAGATAGATTTCAGCATTGCTGATATAGAAATCTAACAATGTGAGCAAAGTTTGGCATTTGTAAGAAAATCACCTTGGCACAGACTTACATGAGAACTTCCAGTCCCAGTCGACAACTTGACTAATCAGTTAATGACTATCAATGTAGTTTTCtaaatttctacattttatttaaactggACAACGTGTTCATGCGACCATTGTTAGGTTTACGCATAATCCTCATAATGTTTTCCTAAACATCATTTTCACATCAGAAATCAGGTGGATTGTAACTCATGCAACAGTACAGTTTTAATATGATGATCCATATGGGTGTGCTGTATGCTGTCATGTTTAAATATAGCAGGTTATGCTTAGTTATAATTAAGCAGCAGGCTAGCCACATGCAAAAATGTCCACAGGATTCTATTTCTTGCTCGTAATTGGAATGGACTGAGACAAGATGAAATCTTTAATTCTGGAAAACAGTTGTTTATGGTACATTCTATTGTGTTGGTGTTCAGGGTGCATTAATTGACCATTTTCTCTAATGTGtcttttaatttaacactgttAATTTGTTAATTACGAAATCGAAAAATCTTGACTCTGTTTCCACGGCAACATGGGCCGTCAACCCCGGCTGTGCATTCATGAGGGTTTTGCACAGCCAGTGAAGTTCGGATTATTTCCAAACCCTAAAATTGTGTGCAAAGCACTTTTTCGTGGATTTAgagtggacacacactgtagtactgagtgagctgattaaaataaataaatatgtacatatgtaAGTAAGAGACACTGATTCTTCATGAATCTTTCTGGTTAATTGTGTGATTGTAGCACATACATTGTAGCACATACATATCCATACATTAATATATCTCTGCTTGAACAGGATGATCTGAGTGAAATAGTGACAAAACATTCATTTCAGTCAATTTTCTGACTCTGCACAGTACATCAGCTTGATCAGTAAATTTGCTGGTACTGTTTCCCCCCAAAGCTAGTAATTAACCACCAGTTTTGCAGCATATTGTTTTGAAGTTTAGTGCCTGTGGACATCAGGGTCAGTTTTGGAACCACAGCTCTATCAAGAGACGCCTAAAGTTTCATTTAAGCAGTAGTGTACGGCCTCGGGGCGAAGTGCTTTACTCATGTGGTAGCAAGTCTGCAACAGCACAATGTAGGGGCTTTCCCCACCCCCTCTATTGaattatgtatattatatagttAGATGAAAGAGTCAGCTCTAAGAATGAATATTTCTTTGTGCACAAATATCTCTGGTAGACACATTAGTGTGCTTCTTCTGGCAGCTTACAGTATGTGCAGCGTATGGAGGCATATCTTGATGCCTAAGTGGTGCAGGGGCGGAAACCAAATCAGTAAACTGTGATCATTCAGTTGATGAAACACTGTCAGCTGTGAAAACATGTAATGCAAAATTTGTGAGTCAATCTAATGAGGCTGTAATCATTTCTCATTTGGTTGATGTCATTTTGCCCACACTGTAACGGACCTCTGCTGCAGTGCTAGTGATGATCTTCTGCCTGAGCAGTAATGATGTCGATGCATCATGTAGTGTATCTCTTCCAACAGTAAGCCGTGAACCATATTTTCGATACCGATAATACAAACAACCAGACAGCTGGAATGATACgttttacatatttaaaaaaaaaaaacttgtcgTTAATATTTTTTCAGCAGCTGCAAATATTTCTGACTCCTCACATTTGGTACATTTCCTGTGAATGTGCATTGCTTCCCCAGCACATGTATTGTGGTTGAAGAGCTATGACAGCATCAGCAGAAATGCAGGATGGTTATGGGACATGCATGGCCATATAAAAGTTTGTGATGATTGCAGTGTACCCTCAGCACTGTCTGAGATATTAACATAAAGCCACACCGACATTTTTTCCTTCGTCACGCTGCATAAACCTAGCTAATTCACACTCACATCCAGTGCAGACTTGGATTTTGTGCCACATCCTGTGACTTGGTGTTATAGCTGTTATACTGAGTGTGCTCTGTGAAGCTTTAGATCTCTTTGTGCAGCTTGTAGTGTAAAAGTGCAAGTGTAGTGCATGACAGTCATTTTCATGTAGTCTACCCAGTAACCACCAGAGGCTAAATGCATGACTATGTCATTTTCATGTAGTTTACCCAGTAACCATTAGTAACTATGTCATGTAACCCAGTAACCCAGTAACTATGTCATGCATTGGCTAGAATTTAGCCTCCAGTGGTTACTGGGTAAACTACATGAAAATCAGAATGGCTTATTTTTCTCCTTGACCCAAGATCAATCCCATACCCATCACTGCGTGCATCAAAACACAATGCACTTAACTTTAAT
This DNA window, taken from Hemibagrus wyckioides isolate EC202008001 linkage group LG06, SWU_Hwy_1.0, whole genome shotgun sequence, encodes the following:
- the LOC131354484 gene encoding G protein-activated inward rectifier potassium channel 1 isoform X3, with the protein product MSALRKKFGDDYQIVTTSSSGSGFGQAGTERKRKRQRFVDKNGRCNVQHGNLGGETSRYLSDLFTTLVDLKWRWNLFIFILTYTVAWLFMASMWWLIAYARGDLSRAHDDKYTPCVANVYNFPSAFLFFIETEATIGYGYRYITDKCPEGIILFLFQSILGSIVDAFLIGCMFIKMSQPKKRAETLMFSEHAAISMRDGKLTLMFRVGNLRNSHMVSAQIRCKLLKSRQTPEGEFLPLDQLELDVGFSTGADQLFLVSPLTICHVIDSKSPFYELSQRSMQTEQFEIVVILEGIVETTGMTCQARTSYTEDEVLWGHRFFPVISLEEGFFKVDYSQFHATFEVPTPPYSVKEQDEALLMSSPLTAPSLCNSGEKTNSLDCLELLEDAETTTKLPAKLQKMTGRDGMPRKLLRMSSTTSEMAYSLGDLSTKLQRISSVPGVSEEKNVSKSSKLNAEPISQSVADLPPKLQRLAGGGGGGRMDGHLPPKLRKMNSDRFT
- the LOC131354484 gene encoding G protein-activated inward rectifier potassium channel 1 isoform X4, producing the protein MSALRKKFGDDYQIVTTSSSGSGFGQAGTERKRKRQRFVDKNGRCNVQHGNLGGETSRYLSDLFTTLVDLKWRWNLFIFILTYTVAWLFMASMWWLIAYARGDLSRAHDDKYTPCVANVYNFPSAFLFFIETEATIGYGYRYITDKCPEGIILFLFQSILGSIVDAFLIGCMFIKMSQPKKRAETLMFSEHAAISMRDGKLTLMFRVGNLRNSHMVSAQIRCKLLKSRQTPEGEFLPLDQLELDVGFSTGADQLFLVSPLTICHVIDSKSPFYELSQRSMQTEQFEIVVILEGIVETTGLWSHYLSVMDGSCCGHARRRTFAM